From Aristaeella lactis, the proteins below share one genomic window:
- the rimI gene encoding ribosomal protein S18-alanine N-acetyltransferase yields the protein MSETVVRFMRLKDVDQVAEIEQATFARPWSRESFRQELTRNAVARYLVAEEDGQILGYAGAWVILDESHITNIAVREEARGRGIGRKLTAELLQILSNLGASYATLEVRVSNLRAQNLYKSLGFISVGKRKRYYEDNNEDAYLMVCEHLPDVDPDYTEEPWIEKEEE from the coding sequence ATGAGTGAAACGGTGGTCCGGTTCATGCGCCTGAAGGATGTGGACCAGGTGGCAGAGATTGAACAGGCCACCTTCGCGCGGCCCTGGAGCCGGGAAAGCTTCCGGCAGGAACTGACCCGGAACGCGGTGGCCAGGTACCTGGTGGCGGAAGAGGACGGCCAGATCCTTGGCTATGCCGGGGCCTGGGTGATCCTGGATGAAAGTCACATCACCAACATTGCGGTCCGGGAAGAGGCAAGGGGCCGTGGTATCGGCCGGAAACTGACAGCGGAGCTGCTTCAGATCCTGTCCAACCTCGGCGCTTCCTATGCCACGCTGGAGGTGCGGGTCAGCAACCTGCGGGCCCAGAACCTTTATAAAAGCCTCGGCTTTATTTCCGTGGGAAAGCGGAAACGGTACTATGAGGACAATAACGAAGACGCTTACCTGATGGTTTGCGAACATCTTCCGGACGTGGATCCGGATTATACAGAAGAACCCTGGATAGAAAAGGAGGAAGAATGA
- the tsaB gene encoding tRNA (adenosine(37)-N6)-threonylcarbamoyltransferase complex dimerization subunit type 1 TsaB, giving the protein MKILVIDTSGPVCGTAVMDEEKVYSEFTAQNKNTHSASLMPMIEAALNAAGTEISGLDAVAAVTGPGSFTGVRIGVATAKGLAHGAGLPCIPVDALEALAASAGDFDGIICPIQDARAGQVYGAAFRKGERLTGDAPMKLEDYLDTVEKLGERFLFIGDGAPVHRKAVTERMGEKAVFAPAYRGYLRPSAAGAIALSKDESTDYLGLQATYLRPPNAQKNKKLLEAMGHE; this is encoded by the coding sequence ATGAAAATACTGGTGATCGATACTTCGGGCCCCGTATGCGGTACGGCTGTGATGGATGAGGAAAAGGTCTACAGCGAGTTCACAGCCCAGAACAAAAACACGCATTCAGCCAGCCTGATGCCGATGATCGAAGCCGCGCTGAACGCGGCCGGAACAGAGATCAGCGGCCTGGACGCGGTGGCAGCGGTGACGGGACCTGGCAGTTTTACCGGCGTACGCATCGGGGTGGCAACCGCGAAAGGCCTTGCCCACGGAGCGGGGCTGCCCTGCATTCCGGTGGATGCCCTGGAGGCGCTGGCTGCTTCCGCGGGGGATTTTGACGGAATCATATGTCCCATCCAGGACGCCCGGGCCGGACAGGTTTACGGTGCCGCGTTCCGGAAGGGAGAACGGCTGACGGGCGACGCGCCGATGAAGCTGGAGGATTACCTGGACACCGTGGAAAAGCTCGGTGAGCGTTTCCTGTTTATCGGTGACGGCGCTCCGGTCCACCGGAAGGCTGTTACGGAGCGGATGGGAGAGAAGGCGGTTTTCGCGCCCGCGTACCGCGGGTACCTGCGGCCTTCCGCCGCCGGTGCCATCGCGCTTTCCAAAGACGAGAGCACAGACTATCTCGGACTGCAGGCCACTTACCTGCGTCCGCCGAACGCCCAGAAAAACAAAAAGCTGCTGGAGGCCATGGGGCATGAGTGA
- the tsaE gene encoding tRNA (adenosine(37)-N6)-threonylcarbamoyltransferase complex ATPase subunit type 1 TsaE yields the protein MIITNSAAETRELGKRLAGMLKAGDVILLEGDLGAGKSELARGVAKGLGVQETVTSPSFTILNVYESGSVPLYHFDWYRLESSEELYELGMDEYLGGNGIALVEWPEQCPDAVPEDCLRIRITADGENTRHIEAESCGGFRMISLE from the coding sequence ATGATCATTACAAACAGCGCGGCGGAAACGCGGGAGCTTGGGAAACGGCTGGCGGGAATGCTGAAGGCGGGGGACGTGATCCTGCTGGAGGGAGACCTGGGAGCCGGGAAGAGTGAACTGGCGCGGGGGGTTGCCAAAGGCCTCGGCGTGCAGGAAACGGTGACCAGTCCCAGCTTTACGATCCTGAACGTCTATGAGAGCGGCAGCGTGCCGCTGTATCATTTCGACTGGTACAGGTTGGAAAGCTCCGAGGAACTGTATGAACTCGGGATGGATGAATACCTGGGCGGAAACGGCATCGCCCTGGTGGAATGGCCGGAACAGTGCCCGGACGCTGTGCCGGAGGACTGCCTCCGGATCCGAATCACGGCGGACGGGGAGAATACCCGGCATATTGAAGCGGAATCCTGCGGCGGTTTCCGGATGATTTCGCTGGAATGA
- a CDS encoding galactokinase has translation MGYTEEAIRKLNTTGVQEQLRYLYGSDEAALEEQTKRYAGLLRRHAEVFGEQTGVQLVSAPGRTEIGGNHTDHNHGRVLAAAVNLDALCAVSPRDDLAVRFHSEGYDPIEMDMTDLAVHSEEKGTTRALIRGVAAGMRQAGYRIGGFDAVVTSTVAGGSGLSSSAALEVMLTGVLDSLYNAFNMPYVLRAQISKQAENEYFGKPSGLLDQMASAAGGLVTVDFGDTNHPAVEAISYDFAKKGYALVVVATGGSHANLTDHYAAIPAEMKGVAECFGQPVLRGLTGEQLMEQIGSLRGKVSDRALLRAFHFIREDARVPEQVAALKEDRIEDFFRLILESGRSSWMYLQNIYADNGDQSLSLALCMAEEMLHGTGAWRIHGGGFAGTTLNFVPLDKVDSFVQAMNRAFGDDACRVLNIRPVGAARIDL, from the coding sequence ATGGGTTATACGGAAGAGGCGATCCGCAAACTAAACACGACCGGCGTGCAGGAACAGCTCCGGTATCTTTACGGATCTGACGAAGCGGCGCTGGAGGAACAGACGAAGCGCTATGCCGGACTGCTCCGCAGGCACGCGGAAGTATTCGGGGAACAGACGGGTGTTCAGCTGGTCAGCGCGCCGGGACGAACAGAGATCGGCGGCAACCATACAGACCATAACCACGGGCGGGTGCTTGCGGCGGCGGTCAACCTTGACGCCCTGTGCGCCGTAAGCCCGCGGGATGACCTGGCTGTGCGCTTTCACAGCGAGGGATATGATCCGATCGAAATGGACATGACGGACCTTGCCGTGCATTCGGAAGAAAAAGGAACAACCCGGGCCCTGATCCGGGGCGTTGCGGCCGGAATGAGGCAGGCAGGATACCGCATCGGCGGGTTTGATGCTGTTGTGACTTCTACGGTGGCCGGTGGCAGCGGCCTGAGCAGCTCCGCGGCGCTGGAGGTCATGCTGACCGGTGTGCTGGACAGCTTGTACAACGCCTTTAATATGCCGTATGTGCTTCGCGCACAGATCAGCAAACAGGCGGAAAACGAATATTTCGGCAAGCCCTCCGGACTGCTGGATCAGATGGCCAGCGCGGCGGGTGGATTGGTGACCGTTGACTTTGGGGATACAAACCACCCGGCGGTGGAGGCGATCTCCTATGATTTCGCGAAAAAAGGTTATGCGCTGGTGGTGGTTGCCACAGGCGGTTCCCACGCGAACCTGACAGATCATTACGCTGCGATCCCGGCGGAGATGAAGGGCGTCGCGGAATGCTTCGGGCAGCCGGTTCTTCGCGGACTGACCGGGGAACAGCTCATGGAACAGATCGGCAGCCTGCGCGGAAAGGTCAGTGACAGGGCACTGCTGCGGGCCTTCCATTTCATTCGGGAGGACGCGCGGGTACCGGAACAGGTAGCCGCGCTGAAGGAAGACCGGATTGAGGATTTCTTCCGGCTGATCCTGGAAAGCGGACGGTCCAGCTGGATGTATCTCCAGAATATCTATGCGGATAACGGTGACCAGAGCCTGAGCCTGGCCCTGTGCATGGCGGAGGAAATGCTGCACGGCACCGGAGCCTGGCGCATCCACGGCGGCGGATTTGCCGGAACCACCCTGAACTTTGTTCCGCTGGACAAGGTTGACAGCTTTGTACAGGCCATGAACCGGGCCTTCGGGGATGATGCCTGCAGGGTGCTGAATATACGGCCGGTTGGAGCCGCAAGGATTGATCTCTGA
- a CDS encoding extracellular solute-binding protein yields MRKGIVWILALMLLFSAACGESTQKAPDYILEGYDGKVSYRVWDTNSFFSRMQEKTGISFQFRQYTEADAWARRKLELKKGTDLPDVLFKAELNSSEVRDLYQAGQIIDLSPYLETYAPDLWKMLEEHPEWKKAITMEDGAIPALPAINTLQNNDAMWINTAWLKKLKLEMPKTADELTEVLRAFKNDDPNGNYQKDEIPLGFIGMWELRFLGHAFGIIDNDYYVTEKDGKVTSSLTSDENRAFLTWLHQLWEEGLLDHTGFSTTDDARQITDEKKAIPYGLLMSSTPMTILPQTALEQYAILAPLEYNGSQVYRDLAGDLIRGTFAITSACAEPEKLVAWVNYLYTEEGSLTASYGVEGDEYIWNEDGQWEWNYPLETVADEILPTHTISEGGVAPGYTDELFQSKYRDEATRRIVNGMIGLKQLSVIPYPPVTLTAEEEARVAEIQNDLSRYAEKAMACFVTGDTELTDENWNTFCSTVEEKGLQELIGIWQKVLH; encoded by the coding sequence GTGCGTAAAGGAATTGTCTGGATCCTGGCATTGATGCTGCTGTTTTCCGCCGCCTGCGGCGAAAGCACGCAGAAGGCGCCGGATTATATTCTGGAAGGATATGACGGAAAAGTCAGCTACCGTGTATGGGACACAAACTCATTCTTCAGCCGGATGCAGGAAAAGACCGGTATTTCGTTCCAATTCCGCCAGTATACGGAGGCGGACGCTTGGGCCAGACGGAAACTGGAGCTGAAGAAGGGCACGGACCTTCCGGATGTGCTTTTCAAAGCGGAACTGAACAGTTCTGAAGTCCGCGACCTGTATCAGGCCGGTCAAATCATCGATCTTTCTCCCTACCTTGAAACATATGCCCCGGATCTGTGGAAAATGCTTGAAGAGCATCCGGAGTGGAAAAAGGCGATCACGATGGAAGACGGGGCCATACCGGCCCTGCCCGCGATCAACACGCTCCAGAACAACGACGCTATGTGGATCAACACTGCCTGGCTGAAAAAACTGAAGCTGGAGATGCCGAAGACGGCGGATGAGCTCACAGAGGTCCTGCGCGCTTTCAAAAATGATGATCCCAACGGAAACTACCAGAAGGATGAAATCCCGCTCGGCTTTATCGGCATGTGGGAACTCCGGTTCCTGGGCCATGCCTTCGGCATCATTGACAATGACTATTATGTGACGGAAAAGGACGGGAAGGTCACTTCCTCCCTTACATCAGATGAGAACAGGGCTTTCCTGACCTGGCTTCACCAGCTGTGGGAAGAGGGATTGCTTGATCATACCGGCTTCTCTACAACAGACGATGCCCGCCAGATCACGGATGAGAAAAAGGCTATTCCGTACGGACTGCTGATGTCCTCCACGCCCATGACCATCCTGCCCCAGACGGCACTGGAACAGTATGCCATCCTGGCTCCACTGGAATACAACGGCAGCCAGGTATACCGGGACCTTGCCGGGGACCTGATCCGCGGCACCTTCGCGATCACGTCCGCCTGCGCGGAACCTGAAAAGCTCGTTGCCTGGGTGAATTACCTTTATACGGAAGAGGGCAGCCTGACGGCCAGCTATGGCGTTGAAGGGGACGAATATATCTGGAACGAGGACGGGCAGTGGGAGTGGAACTACCCGCTGGAAACCGTCGCGGATGAAATCCTGCCTACCCATACCATCAGCGAGGGCGGAGTTGCTCCGGGATATACCGATGAGTTGTTCCAGAGCAAGTACCGGGATGAGGCAACCCGCCGGATCGTGAACGGAATGATCGGGCTGAAGCAGCTCAGCGTGATCCCGTATCCGCCGGTAACGCTGACGGCAGAGGAGGAAGCCCGGGTCGCGGAGATCCAGAACGACCTGTCCCGTTATGCTGAGAAGGCCATGGCCTGCTTTGTGACGGGAGATACGGAACTGACCGATGAAAACTGGAACACGTTCTGCAGCACAGTGGAAGAAAAAGGACTGCAGGAACTGATCGGAATCTGGCAGAAAGTTCTTCACTGA
- a CDS encoding cell division FtsA domain-containing protein, with protein MKTTVAAIDFGTSKIVTLVAENSGSQRCDITAAGVTKYDGYLEEGWNNPGMLDEAIRRSIADAEEQSGSKIKEINVGVPGAFTHVYATKVTVPLKGTDPRVTAADVKTAFSKAAENLANVPGVVVHSSPAWFMVDSGKKTLEPVGMKGREMTAFISFAVGNRFFIDDVTNRMADLGIVVTGFYSTSAGEAMLYLNEQERDHTSVLIDMGYLNTEIIGVEGDAIIYHKVLDVGGGDLAVALAEELDISLSAAEDIKRKFIYGIETTGETYEVPGADGQKGTAFTREQVKPVLCKALDDICASIKEAVDDDFGGLGSWSNVFLTGGGLSFNRGGKEYLAGRLGRPVQETPRRTTKLNSHCFSSALGLMDLIIDTIEQQRQPAAGASGKIKDFFRSLLGG; from the coding sequence ATGAAAACAACGGTTGCAGCCATTGATTTCGGTACGAGCAAAATTGTTACGCTCGTAGCTGAAAACAGCGGCAGTCAGCGCTGTGACATCACCGCCGCCGGCGTAACGAAGTATGACGGTTATCTCGAAGAGGGATGGAACAATCCCGGCATGCTGGATGAGGCGATCCGCCGCTCCATCGCGGACGCGGAAGAACAGTCCGGCAGCAAGATCAAAGAGATCAACGTCGGTGTTCCCGGTGCCTTTACCCATGTGTATGCCACCAAAGTAACCGTGCCCCTCAAGGGAACGGATCCGCGGGTGACCGCGGCTGACGTCAAGACCGCTTTCAGCAAGGCTGCTGAAAACCTGGCGAATGTGCCCGGTGTTGTAGTCCATTCCAGCCCTGCCTGGTTTATGGTGGACAGCGGCAAGAAGACGCTGGAGCCTGTGGGCATGAAGGGCCGTGAGATGACCGCTTTCATCAGCTTCGCGGTGGGCAACCGGTTCTTTATTGATGATGTGACCAACCGCATGGCGGACCTGGGCATCGTGGTGACCGGTTTCTACTCCACTTCCGCGGGTGAAGCGATGCTTTACCTGAACGAGCAGGAACGCGACCACACTTCCGTGCTGATCGATATGGGCTACCTGAACACTGAGATCATCGGTGTGGAAGGAGACGCCATCATCTATCACAAGGTGCTGGACGTGGGCGGCGGCGACCTGGCCGTGGCCCTGGCAGAGGAGCTGGATATCTCCCTTAGCGCCGCGGAAGACATTAAACGCAAGTTTATCTACGGAATCGAGACGACAGGGGAGACTTACGAGGTTCCCGGAGCGGACGGCCAGAAAGGCACCGCCTTCACCCGGGAACAGGTTAAGCCGGTCCTGTGCAAAGCGCTTGATGATATATGCGCCAGCATTAAAGAGGCTGTTGACGATGACTTCGGCGGCCTGGGCAGCTGGTCCAATGTGTTCCTGACCGGCGGCGGACTGAGCTTCAACCGCGGCGGCAAGGAATACCTGGCCGGACGCCTTGGAAGGCCTGTGCAGGAGACACCCCGCCGGACCACCAAGCTGAACAGCCATTGCTTCTCCAGCGCGCTGGGCCTGATGGACCTGATCATCGATACGATTGAACAGCAGCGTCAGCCGGCAGCCGGTGCAAGCGGCAAGATCAAAGACTTTTTCCGCAGTCTGTTGGGAGGTTAA
- a CDS encoding cell division protein FtsQ/DivIB — protein MDGQNGGYRPRTAGERTGSAANGDQGVRDWQKNTWFGPAPVNSNPFDEPEDAPELKAIRSENVNEHIGDFWNSPVQGPQDTGSYRQNTQAGSVVKPVRTKTKVTGKKNSHPLRVLLLIAVFVTAVILVLRFAVFSVKEIRVIGNKSIPAAEIIRVSGIHLGDSIFTLNEKKVEEHITSDYRLLFVYMDREMPGTVTLSVAEREPRCWLTYCGIMYVMDKNRMVLYESENPDERPIDLVEVKGLEVRSNTMVGQYVNLGNEQQKSIFRELFQEMKVLSCIDKIADADISNINSILLATRYGFTVALGDANNIHAKLRSMLLVQDKLVELGYSAGTINVTNPEKPMFIPE, from the coding sequence GTGGACGGACAGAACGGCGGCTACAGGCCGCGCACCGCAGGTGAACGGACGGGGTCGGCCGCAAACGGCGATCAGGGCGTCCGGGACTGGCAGAAAAACACCTGGTTCGGTCCTGCTCCTGTGAACAGCAATCCCTTTGATGAACCGGAAGACGCACCGGAACTGAAAGCAATCCGGTCGGAAAACGTCAATGAACATATCGGTGATTTCTGGAATTCCCCGGTTCAGGGGCCCCAGGACACAGGATCCTACCGGCAGAACACGCAGGCAGGATCCGTGGTGAAGCCGGTCAGAACAAAAACCAAAGTTACAGGCAAAAAGAACTCGCATCCGCTGCGTGTTCTTCTGCTTATCGCTGTATTTGTGACCGCTGTGATCCTGGTTCTCCGGTTTGCTGTCTTCAGCGTAAAGGAAATCCGCGTGATCGGCAATAAAAGCATCCCCGCCGCGGAGATCATCCGGGTCAGCGGCATTCACCTGGGCGACAGCATCTTCACGCTGAACGAGAAAAAGGTTGAGGAACATATCACATCTGACTACAGACTGCTTTTTGTCTATATGGACAGGGAAATGCCGGGAACGGTGACCCTTTCCGTCGCGGAAAGGGAGCCGCGCTGCTGGCTGACTTACTGCGGCATTATGTATGTGATGGACAAAAACCGGATGGTCCTGTATGAGTCGGAAAACCCGGATGAACGCCCGATCGACCTGGTGGAGGTCAAGGGACTTGAGGTCCGGTCCAATACGATGGTTGGCCAGTATGTCAACCTGGGCAACGAACAGCAGAAAAGCATCTTCAGGGAGCTGTTCCAGGAAATGAAGGTGCTGAGCTGCATTGACAAGATCGCTGACGCGGATATCAGCAACATTAATTCCATTCTGCTTGCCACCCGGTACGGATTTACGGTGGCCCTGGGGGACGCGAACAATATCCACGCCAAACTGCGCAGCATGCTGCTGGTCCAGGATAAGCTGGTCGAACTGGGCTATTCGGCAGGAACCATCAACGTTACAAACCCGGAAAAACCCATGTTTATTCCGGAATAA
- the murD gene encoding UDP-N-acetylmuramoyl-L-alanine--D-glutamate ligase, translating into MNYEKKKVLVVGMARSGVAAAQLLRASGAEVTVNDSKTEEELGQQLKPLEGLQLERRFGCPAMELLEGKDCLVISPGIPDTAPFVVKAKEMGIYVIGELELAAQLSRGTLVSVTGTNGKTTTVSLLGEIFANSGKVTHVVGNIGYPFSLASLVSRKEDVIVCEVSSFQMETADTFHPHVALLTNITEDHLNRHGTMEVYTALKMRMFKNQTASDYAVFNADDPGLDGLSKQVKSKVLFFSRKQEVKEGAFVRDGQIMLRLDGNEKKICGTEEVFIPGPHNLENALGAVCVAAAMNVPVPVIRHSLKTFRGVEHRIETVRELDGIEYINDSKGTNVDSTIKAVQTMSQPTVIILGGYDKHTSFDPLSREIINSPMIRHAVLIGETAGLIRNSLERVGFTNLTDASTMKDAVEKARTLADKGWCVLLSPACASFDMFKDYEERGRVFKEIVKELK; encoded by the coding sequence ATGAATTACGAAAAGAAAAAAGTACTGGTAGTCGGCATGGCCCGCAGCGGTGTGGCTGCGGCGCAGCTGCTGCGTGCCTCCGGAGCGGAGGTCACCGTCAATGATTCGAAGACGGAGGAGGAACTGGGCCAGCAGCTGAAGCCTCTGGAAGGCCTGCAGCTGGAGCGCCGGTTCGGATGCCCCGCCATGGAACTGCTGGAAGGGAAGGACTGCCTGGTCATTTCCCCCGGTATTCCGGATACCGCGCCTTTTGTTGTGAAGGCAAAGGAAATGGGCATCTATGTGATCGGCGAACTGGAACTGGCGGCACAGCTTTCCCGTGGTACGCTGGTATCAGTTACAGGAACAAACGGAAAAACCACGACCGTCTCCCTGCTGGGTGAGATCTTTGCCAACAGCGGCAAGGTTACCCATGTGGTGGGCAATATCGGTTATCCTTTCTCCCTTGCCTCCCTGGTCAGCCGCAAGGAAGACGTGATCGTGTGCGAAGTGTCCTCCTTCCAGATGGAAACTGCGGACACCTTCCATCCCCATGTGGCCCTGCTGACCAACATTACCGAAGACCACCTGAACCGGCACGGCACCATGGAGGTCTATACCGCCCTGAAGATGCGGATGTTCAAAAACCAGACCGCGTCGGATTACGCTGTGTTCAACGCGGATGATCCCGGCCTGGATGGACTGAGCAAACAGGTTAAGAGCAAGGTGCTCTTTTTCAGCCGGAAACAGGAAGTCAAGGAAGGCGCCTTTGTCCGCGACGGACAGATTATGCTGCGCCTGGATGGAAATGAGAAGAAGATCTGCGGGACGGAGGAAGTATTCATCCCGGGTCCCCATAACCTGGAAAACGCCCTTGGCGCGGTGTGCGTCGCCGCGGCGATGAATGTGCCTGTTCCGGTTATCCGCCACAGCCTGAAGACTTTCCGGGGTGTGGAACACCGGATCGAGACGGTGCGTGAACTGGACGGCATCGAGTATATCAACGACAGCAAGGGAACCAATGTGGATTCCACTATCAAGGCGGTTCAGACCATGAGCCAGCCGACCGTGATCATCCTGGGCGGGTATGACAAGCACACCTCGTTTGATCCGCTGTCCAGGGAAATCATCAACAGCCCCATGATCCGCCATGCGGTGCTGATCGGGGAAACGGCGGGACTGATCCGCAACAGCCTGGAACGGGTTGGTTTCACAAATCTGACAGATGCCTCAACAATGAAAGATGCGGTGGAAAAGGCGCGCACCCTTGCGGACAAGGGCTGGTGTGTGCTGCTGAGCCCCGCGTGCGCGAGTTTTGACATGTTTAAGGACTACGAAGAACGTGGTCGGGTGTTTAAAGAAATCGTAAAGGAGCTGAAATAA
- the mraY gene encoding phospho-N-acetylmuramoyl-pentapeptide-transferase, protein MYYRMIGAALIALAAALLIGPGLIRYLKKLHFGQTIYELGPSHQQKQGTPVMGGLMMAAGILLGSLIFHPAEWDGKWDFIFPLLGVSFLSMGVGFADDYIKAVKKRHDGLNPWQKIAGQVIVSLGFSVYCYFSPRVGSAICLPFCGAEWDLGIFYIPIMTLLVIFIVNSSNLQDGLDGLLGSVTAVGSSAWAVICAILILTASLTGKGNLTGAATTGVFAMSMAGACLGFLRYNRYPAKTFMGDTGSMLLGGGMAAMAMLLRQPILLVLICFTPIMSSVSVILQRYYYKLTHGKRIFLMSPVHHHFEKKGYSETQIVSMYTGITLLLSLIAVIAVCKAF, encoded by the coding sequence ATGTATTACAGGATGATCGGAGCAGCGCTTATCGCACTGGCAGCAGCACTGCTGATCGGGCCGGGGCTGATCCGGTATCTGAAGAAACTGCATTTCGGTCAGACGATCTACGAACTGGGTCCGAGCCACCAGCAGAAGCAGGGCACTCCCGTTATGGGCGGCCTGATGATGGCGGCCGGTATCCTGCTGGGTTCCCTGATCTTCCATCCTGCTGAATGGGACGGCAAATGGGATTTCATTTTCCCGCTGCTTGGCGTTTCTTTCCTGAGCATGGGTGTCGGTTTTGCGGACGACTATATCAAGGCAGTCAAAAAACGCCATGACGGACTGAACCCGTGGCAGAAGATTGCCGGACAGGTAATCGTCTCCCTGGGATTCAGCGTATACTGCTATTTTTCACCGCGCGTCGGCAGCGCCATCTGCCTGCCGTTCTGCGGAGCGGAATGGGACCTGGGTATTTTTTATATTCCGATCATGACTCTGCTGGTCATCTTTATTGTCAACAGCAGCAACCTGCAGGACGGCCTTGACGGCCTGCTGGGTTCTGTTACAGCTGTGGGTTCATCCGCCTGGGCGGTGATCTGCGCGATCCTGATCCTGACGGCTTCCCTGACGGGAAAAGGAAACCTGACCGGAGCCGCGACAACGGGCGTCTTCGCCATGAGCATGGCCGGAGCGTGCCTGGGCTTCCTCCGGTATAACCGTTATCCGGCCAAAACCTTTATGGGCGACACCGGAAGCATGCTGCTGGGAGGCGGAATGGCTGCCATGGCCATGCTGCTGCGCCAGCCGATCCTGCTGGTGCTGATCTGTTTCACGCCTATCATGAGCAGTGTGAGCGTGATCCTGCAGCGGTATTACTACAAGCTGACCCACGGGAAGCGCATCTTCCTGATGAGTCCGGTCCATCATCACTTTGAGAAAAAAGGATATTCTGAAACGCAGATTGTGAGCATGTACACAGGCATCACGTTGCTGCTGAGCCTCATCGCCGTGATCGCGGTCTGCAAGGCATTCTGA
- a CDS encoding UDP-N-acetylmuramoyl-L-alanyl-D-glutamate--2,6-diaminopimelate ligase, translating into MKLWELLTELPYVEETRGDMNTEIKELTSSSRDKTEAGLFFCIVGARFDAHDYAWEAVENGCVALIVEHFVEMDIPQVLVNNGRAAMARIADAFYGHPSRQMRMIGITGTKGKTTTTYLLQSICEKAGLKCGIIGSTGTVVEEQHLDSKLTTPDPIDLQKMLRMMADEGVKVVCMEVSAHAIDMNRLDGMTFEVGCYTNLSQDHLDYFYTMERYFETKKLFFTSGMVKNAAINADDETSAKLRDGISSPYITYGICVNADVFARDIEITEEGARFNVQLHGMNQIAIQMRMTGMFNVYNALAATSCALIMGIAPEKIKAGLEAVTRVPGRIEVLQTGTPYKVILDYSHSPDALENILKTVRQFTRHRVIAVFGCGGDRDKGKRPMMGEIGGRLADYCILTSDNPRTENPMVILAAIEKGIKPLGKPYEVIENRREAINRALHMAEDGDVIVLAGKGHETYQEIMGIKRPFDEKVIVSDLLLEMQKEQE; encoded by the coding sequence ATGAAATTATGGGAATTGCTGACGGAACTCCCCTATGTTGAGGAGACCCGCGGCGATATGAATACAGAAATAAAGGAGCTTACCTCCTCCAGCCGGGACAAGACAGAGGCCGGGCTGTTTTTCTGCATTGTGGGCGCACGGTTTGACGCCCATGATTATGCCTGGGAAGCTGTGGAAAACGGATGCGTCGCGCTGATCGTGGAGCATTTTGTTGAAATGGATATTCCCCAGGTACTGGTGAACAACGGCCGCGCCGCCATGGCCCGGATCGCTGACGCGTTTTACGGACATCCGTCCCGTCAGATGCGCATGATCGGTATTACCGGCACAAAGGGAAAGACCACAACGACATACCTGCTGCAGAGCATCTGCGAAAAAGCCGGACTGAAGTGCGGCATTATCGGTTCCACCGGTACGGTTGTGGAGGAGCAGCACCTGGACAGCAAGCTGACCACGCCGGACCCCATCGACCTGCAGAAGATGCTCCGCATGATGGCGGACGAAGGCGTCAAGGTTGTCTGCATGGAAGTATCCGCCCACGCCATCGACATGAACCGGCTGGACGGAATGACCTTTGAGGTCGGCTGCTATACGAACCTGAGCCAGGACCACCTGGATTACTTCTATACCATGGAACGGTATTTCGAAACAAAGAAGCTGTTCTTTACAAGCGGAATGGTCAAGAATGCCGCGATCAACGCGGATGATGAGACTTCCGCCAAGCTGCGGGACGGCATCAGCAGCCCCTATATTACCTACGGCATCTGCGTGAACGCGGACGTTTTCGCCCGGGATATTGAGATCACCGAGGAAGGCGCACGCTTCAATGTCCAGCTGCACGGCATGAACCAGATCGCCATCCAGATGCGGATGACGGGTATGTTCAACGTCTATAACGCGCTGGCAGCCACCAGCTGCGCGCTGATTATGGGGATTGCCCCGGAGAAGATCAAGGCGGGCCTGGAGGCTGTGACCCGGGTGCCCGGACGGATCGAGGTGCTGCAGACCGGTACGCCTTATAAGGTCATCCTGGACTACAGCCATTCGCCGGACGCGCTGGAAAACATCCTGAAGACGGTGCGTCAGTTTACCCGTCACCGGGTGATCGCGGTGTTCGGCTGCGGCGGCGACCGGGACAAGGGAAAGCGCCCGATGATGGGCGAGATCGGCGGCCGTCTTGCGGATTACTGCATCCTGACTTCGGATAACCCGCGGACAGAAAACCCGATGGTGATTCTTGCCGCGATCGAAAAGGGTATCAAACCCCTGGGCAAGCCCTATGAAGTGATCGAAAACCGCCGGGAGGCCATCAACCGCGCGCTGCATATGGCCGAGGACGGAGACGTGATCGTGCTGGCCGGCAAGGGACACGAAACCTACCAGGAGATCATGGGCATCAAGCGTCCGTTTGATGAAAAGGTGATCGTAAGCGATCTGCTGCTGGAAATGCAGAAAGAGCAGGAATAA